The following proteins are co-located in the Acanthochromis polyacanthus isolate Apoly-LR-REF ecotype Palm Island chromosome 7, KAUST_Apoly_ChrSc, whole genome shotgun sequence genome:
- the LOC127534707 gene encoding uncharacterized protein LOC127534707 isoform X2, which translates to MSKYITDLQVSLNENEESQLRAQGFKKIDVNLNKGAGGKNIYIWYKRGDSGAITRIQLSFNDDMSKGLNKAGYQKIPKNLSTGAGGKDLYLWFFKGSSEYHVPIVDLDVSTVQEAQKFKSDHEILACDLNQDAGGSQIFLSVKREKATYISDIAATINWQGTFYYLYNGYTLAWPDTNLLAGGDYIALWYRQTTKPEEAIKDLQVSINDDEYYDFMFQDYKLVNIDLNKGTGGNSVFLWSKKDDCTCYPIKDVSVIPIVEAWEGWKVIQKSLNEGNTSPVKLFLCFRD; encoded by the coding sequence ATGTCCAAGTACATCACCGACCTCCAAGTGTCTCTGAATGAGAATGAGGAGAGTCAGCTCCGTGCTCAAGGCTTCAAGAAAATTGATGTAAATCTGAACAAAGGTGCTGGAGGGAAAAACATCTACATCTGGTACAAGAGAGGCGACTCTGGAGCCATCACCAGGATCCAGTTGTCCTTCAATGATGACATGAGTAAGGGCCTGAACAAGGCAGGGTACCAGAAGATCCCCAAAAACCTGAGCACCGGAGCAGGAGGTAAAGACCTCTATCTGTGGTTCTTCAAGGGTTCCTCAGAGTACCATGTTCCCATCGTGGACCTGGACGTATCCACAGTCCAGGAAGCCCAGAAGTTTAAATCTGACCATGAGATACTGGCCTGTGATCTGAACCAGGATGCTGGAGGATCTCAGATCTTCCTGTCAGTGAAGAGAGAGAAGGCAACCTACATCTCTGACATCGCCGCCACCATCAACTGGCAAGGAACATTCTACTATTTGTACAACGGTTACACCCTAGCATGGCCAGACACCAATTTATTAGCAGGAGGGGACTACATCGCCCTCTGGTACCGTCAGACCACGAAGCCTGAGGAGGCCATCAAAGACCTGCAGGTCTCCATCAATGACGACGAGTATTACGACTTTATGTTCCAAGATTACAAGCTGGTGAACATCGATCTGAACAAGGGGACCGGAGGAAACTCGGTGTTCCTGTGGTCCAAGAAAGACGACTGCACCTGCTACCCCATCAAGGACGTCAGTGTCATCCCCATCGTTGAAGCTTGGGAGGGTTGGAAGGTCATCCAAAAAAGTCTCAATGAAGGAAACACTTCTCCAGTGAAGCTGTTCCTGTGTTTCCGTGACTGA
- the LOC127534707 gene encoding uncharacterized protein LOC127534707 isoform X1, which produces MSKYITDLQVSLNETEESQLRAQGFIKSDVDLNKGAGGKNIYLWYKRGDSGAITRIEFSFNDDISEALNKAGYQKIPKNLSTRAGENPVYLWFFKGSSEDHAPIMYLGGSYDDESQDRGVSTVSEAQKSHCTTLSCDLNQDAGRCLLTLWLITPWPTYICDIVATVNNEGDHYYWYNGYIRVGVDTNTGAGGDSIYIWYRKTNRPEEAIRDLQVSTNYAEYDNFMKQGYKLANINLNKGTGGNPVFLWYKKDGSSDPIKDITVIAFNNTDYKCRNKPVEVIQKNLNEGVKDASKLFLCYYH; this is translated from the coding sequence ATGTCCAAGTACATCACCGACCTCCAAGTGTCTCTGAATGAGACTGAGGAGAGTCAGCTCCGTGCTCAAGGCTTCATCAAGTCTGATGTAGATCTGAACAAAGGAGCTGGAGGCAAAAACATCTACCTCTGGTACAAGAGAGGCGACTCTGGAGCCATCACCAGGATCGAGTTTTCCTTCAATGATGACATCAGTGAGGCCCTGAACAAGGCAGGGTACCAGAAGATCCCCAAAAACCTGAGCACCAGAGCAGGTGAGAACCCTGTCTATCTGTGGTTCTTCAAAGGTTCCTCAGAGGACCATGCTCCCATCATGTATCTGGGAGGCTCTTATGATGATGAATCCCAAGACCGAGGCGTCTCAACAGTCAGTGAAGCCCAGAAATCTCACTGTACGACCCTGTCCTGTGATCTGAACCAGGACGCTGGAAGATGTTTGCTCACTCTGTGGCTGATAACACCGTGGCCAACCTACATCTGTGACATCGTCGCCACTGTCAACAACGAGGGAGACCACTACTACTGGTACAACGGTTACATCCGAGTGGGTGTAGACACCAACACAGGAGCAGGAGGGGACTCCATCTACATCTGGTACCGCAAGACCAACAGGCCTGAGGAGGCCATCAGAGACCTGCAGGTCTCCACCAATTATGCAGAGTATGACAACTTCATGAAACAGGGCTACAAGCTGGCAAACATCAATCTGAACAAGGGGACCGGAGGAAACCCAGTGTTTCTGTGGTACAAGAAAGACGGCAGCAGCGACCCTATCAAGGACATCACTGTGATCGCCTTCAACAATACTGAttataaatgtagaaataagcCTGTTGAAGTCATTCAAAAAAACCTCAACGAAGGAGTCAAAGACGCATCAAAGCTGTTCCTGTGTTACTACCACTGA